The following coding sequences lie in one Cotesia glomerata isolate CgM1 linkage group LG5, MPM_Cglom_v2.3, whole genome shotgun sequence genomic window:
- the LOC123264593 gene encoding putative ATP synthase subunit f, mitochondrial, which yields MDWGNWAKYPKGYDRAIHGPFDPAKYYGKVDIPFGQVKLAELPSWFGRRNIGPVAISQAIGRAYWRWQHKYVIPKYCGVAPFFQVTCASIIFFYIINYPRLKHHANYKYH from the exons ATGGATTGGGGTAACTGGGCAAAATATCCTAAGGGATACGATCGTGCCATCCACGGTCCATTTGACCCAGCTAAATACTACGGAAAAG TTGACATACCGTTCGGTCAAGTGAAACTTGCAGAACTGCCTTCGTGGTTTGGTCGTCGTAACATTGGTCCAGTGGCAATTTCTCAGGCAATCGGCAGAg CTTACTGGCGTTGGCAACACAAGTATGTAATTCCAAAATATTGTGGAGTAGCTCCATTTTTCCAAGTTACATGCGCCTCTATAATATTCTTTTACATCATAAATTATCCAAGATTAA AGCACCATGCTAACTACAAGTACCATTAA
- the LOC123264573 gene encoding TATA-binding protein-associated factor 172, producing MASRLDRLFILLETGTNSATKKAAAQQLGEVQRLHPHELHHLLARVSGLLKSPQWDTRVSAAQAIQAILSQVPVWDPQPIKSESNSSNENRSQRNENSKNQLTFESFDMNQVLAKSTHLTGSEGSEYDLIIADGDQQQSFGSQGEKLLAANLGLDPRLIGVDTSELFTAEDLALPVKSQAQSNKISVSETLEQSSGLSRREINRAKRKARQSISKQRSREPEEQLETTNNVIQPNDNVESLKKKIKVEDVVSTDVTNCEPKKDEAVPDGTGCWPDTTLDWPLEAFSESLCQDLFSQKWEIRHGAATALRELVRLHGKGAGKSRDQSQEEMEESNRRWIIDAALRLLCVLGLDRFGDFVSDQVVAPVRETCAQVLGSLVLLLPNDGGKSIMGIVKVLLKLLEHDEWEARHGSLLALKYLLAVRDDLLDQILPTSFPAVIRGLSDPVDDVGAAAASALIPVASTLPRLLKPDQLQAVVARLWELLRDQDDLAAACNSFMGLLAAILSLPTTRACLSLQPLSQVLPRLWPFLSHTSSSVRKATLQTLKTLTEEDKSNEKNRKERWGEESSIILQEALRHVFQRVLIEHVTAIQEVAEKVWENLVTYSDLELLLHAACPCVSTWLCLAMQPDNVPFNSGLLINYSNINVVNSSPSKGTSKSGQTNGDGQSDSGCSSISVTGKSTSELKVYIGGIETVPQSIRLSNSVRARIMATRTLGLLSRYVVKPAPGVIYTPDIPSPALCYARVLLAHLASRSALQRTVVGLTIAHWAAFEHPNTPEIPESLRDKLLGCLNECTYYDEIAGAFTRLLHDSKDYIATLKHYKLILPIDTDNTNGVLNLDQIASLAAKPIIGLQALNSGTSIGVGSGAALNKLKPKLVTSLEERRKTLEVGASSTAAQQLSLNVMAMAALSGGAAMLHCLPEPPQPLNPLVKPLMEAIKREEDEDLQKLAAKHLAHLVDLCTNRTPSPNNKITTNLCTFLCSDVEFTPRVTDRESDPFNGILTLNNRHKHAERIAYNRGTGIGGSSSGRGPGRPPATEIPLEELLAYEEPEAKAARNRRRGATYALTAIVKLIGSELPTRLPHLWEMIIMKNHNKIDLSLQSKVEQVNNLIFTLQVIEIVVPSLDKSLLPPVLECLPRLCSLLAHPYKVVRHMVSRCIAICAVLNTEVTMGQVVRSVIPLLETHSADTSAPKGLSTPIESDLRRQGAAEALTCIVENLGVNVVPFAVLFMVPLLGRMCDQNQSVRLVCNATFATLIQLLPLDSGAIADPPHLVEEKTQERKFLEQLLNPRTIPETKLTVKVAAELRSYQQQGLNWLDFLNRYRLHGVLCDDMGLGKTLQTLCILALDHDRNKDAPPSLVICPPTLTGHWVWEAEKFLQSKDLPVLQYSGSPPDREKLRPHVHQYRLIVASYDIVRKDLEFFEAVQWNYCVLDEGHIIKNGKTKNAKAAKRLRSYHRLILSGTPVQNDVLELWSLFDFLMPGFLGSEKQFAARYSRPILACRESKAGPKEQEAGALAMEALHRQVLPFLLRRNKEDVLKDLPPKITQDYYCELSVLQKRLYEDFRTRHSATLMSNSTLPSAASSTPRGHVFEALRYLKNVCNHPKLVLGPNHPLYHEIKSQLEQQQTNLSDIDHSAKLPALKQLLLDCGIGQTQQQKPSTPSGLIDSQQTPQQLVSQHRALIFCQLKAMMDIVEKDLLSIHLPTVTYLRLDGSIPAIRRHAIVSKFNADPSIDVLLLTTQVGGLGLNLTGADTVIFVEHDWNPMKDLQAMDRAHRIGQKKVVNVYRLITRSTVEEKIMGLQKFKLYTAKTVITTDNSSLDTMRTEQLLDLFSLENGKQKRTDEGENSRSISSIPGVSRSVLDIIPELWEQQQYDDEYDLDAFLSTLKGSNL from the exons ATGGCATCAAg gctggatcgtttatttatattattagagACTGGAACAAATTCAGCAACAAAAAAAGCGGCAGCTCAACAGTTGGGTGAAGTTCAAAGGCTTCACCCCCACGAGCTTCATCATTTATTAGCACGTGTATCAGGACTATTAAAATCCCCACAATGGGACACCAGAGTGTCAGCTGCTCAAGCTATACAAGCTATCCTTTCCCAAGTACCTGTATGGGATCCCCAGCCAATAAAAAGTGAGTCAAATTCATCGAATGAAAATCGATCTCAACgaaatgaaaattcaaaaaaccaattaaCATTTGAAAGTTTCGATATGAACCAAGTATTGGCAAAAAGTACTCACCTGACTGGCTCAGAAGGTAGCGAGTACGATTTAATAATTGCTGACGGTGACCAGCAGCAGTCTTTTGGTAGTCAAGGCGAGAAATTACTAGCCGCTAATTTAGGCCTTGACCCACGATTAATCGGAGTGGACACTTCGGAGCTGTTTACCGCTGAAGATTTAGCACTTCCTGTTAAATCTCAAGCTCAATCGAACAAAATCTCCGTAAGTGAAACACTGGAGCAGTCTAGTGGATTGAGCAGGCGTGAAATAAATCGAGCTAAGCGTAAAGCGAGGCAGTCTATATCAAAGCAGCGATCACGGGAGCCAGAAGAACAGCTTGAGACAACGAACAATGTAATTCAGCCAAATGATAATGTAgaatctctaaaaaaaaaaattaaggtgGAGGATGTAGTCTCAACGGATGTAACAAATTGCGAACCAAAAAAAGATGAAGCTGTACCTGATGGCACGGGCTGTTGGCCTGATACAACGTTAGATTGGCCATTGGAAGCATTTAGTGAAAGCCTCTGTCAAGATCTTTTTAGTCAGAAATGGGAGATAAGACACGGGGCAGCCACGGCGTTGCGTGAGCTTGTACGACTTCACGGTAAAGGAGCTGGTAAATCACGTGATCAGTCCCAAGAAGAGATGGAAGAAAGTAATCGACGTTGGATAATAGACGCCGCATTACGCCTTCTCTGTGTACTCGGGCTAGATCGGTTTGGCGATTTTGTATCTGACCAAGTAGTCGCGCCAGTTCGTGAAACTTGTGCTCAAGTTTTAGGCTCTTTAGTCCTTTTACTGCCCAACGATGGGGGCAAAAGCATTATGGGAATagtaaaagttttattaaagcTTTTAGAACACGATGAGTGGGAGGCTAGACACGGTTCTCTTTtagcattaaaatatttactggCAGTGAGAGACGATCTTTTGGATCAAATTCTTCCCACGTCTTTTCCAGCAGTAATACGGGGACTTTCTGACCCTGTTGATGACGTAGGAGCAGCAGCTGCTAGTGCACTTATTCCAGTAGCTTCAACACTGCCACGATTATTAAAACCGGATCAATTACAAGCAGTTGTTGCGAGACTTTGGGAACTTCTTCGTGATCAAGATGACCTTGCGGCTGCTTGTAATAGTTTTATGGGATTACTTGCGGCTATTTTGTCATTACCTACCACACGAGCTTGTTTATCACTACAACCACTGTCACAAGTATTGCCAAGATTATGGCCATTTCTTAGTCATACAAGTTCAAGTGTACGCAAAGCAACATTACAAACTTTAAAAACGCTGACTGAAGAAGAtaaaagtaatgaaaaaaatagaaaagaaCGATGGGGTGAAGAGAGTAGTATTATTCTTCAAGAGGCTTTACGTCATGTTTTTCAACGAGTTTTAATTGAACATGTGACTGCTATTCAAGAAGTAGCTGAAAAAGTATGGGAAAATCTTGTAACTTACAGTGATCTTGAATTACTTCTTCATGCAGCTTGTCCTTGTGTCAGTACTTGGCTTTGTTTGGCAATGCAACCAGATAATGTACCATTTAATTCGGGTCTTCTGATAAATTACAGCAATATAAATGTTGTAAATTCCAGCCCGTCTAAAGGAACATCAAAAAGCGGCCAAACAAATGGAGATGGACAGTCAGATTCGGGTTGTAGCAGTATAAGTGTCACAGGAAAATCAACATCTGAATTAAAAGTATACATAGGTGGAATTGAAACAGTACCTCAAAGTATTCGGCTTTCAAATTCAGTCCGCGCTCGTATTATGGCAACGCGAACACTTGGTTTATTATCTAGATACGTTGTTAAACCCGCACCAGGTGTAATTTACACTCCAGATATTCCTAGTCCAGCTCTTTGTTACGCTCGAGTACTATTAGCGCACCTTGCCTCACGATCAGCGTTGCAGCGAACTGTAGTAGGCTTAACAATTGCTCACTGGGCAGCTTTTGAGCATCCTAACACTCCAGAAATTCCAGAAAGCTTGCGAGATAAACTTTTGGGGTGTCTCAATGAATGCACGTACTACGACGAAATAGCTGGTGCTTTCACGAGACTTTTACATGACAGTAAAGATTATATAGCTACTTTAAAACACTACAAACTTATATTGCCAATTGACACTGATAATACCAATGGAGTATTGAATTTAGATCAAATAGCTAGTCTTGCAGCTAAGCCTATCATAGGGCTCCAAGCTTTAAATAGTGGAACAAGTATCGGGGTTGGAAGTGGAGCAGCATTGAACAAATTAAAACCAAAACTCGTAACAAGCCTTGAAGAGCGGAGAAAAACTCTTGAAGTTGGAGCATCGAGTACAGCTGCTCAACAATTGTCGTTGAATGTAATGGCCATGGCTGCGCTTTCTGGAGGAGCTGCTATGCTCCATTGCTTACCCGAACCACCTCAGCCGTTGAATCCTTTAGTGAAGCCCTTGATGGAAGCTATCAAGCGGGAAGAAGATGAAGATTTACAGAAACTCGCAGCTAAACATCTAGCTCACCTAGTTGACCTTTGTACCAATCGAACGCCTTCTCCgaacaataaaataactacTAATCTGTGCACATTCCTATGCTCTGATGTAGAATTTACTCCTCGTGTAACAGATCGTGAGTCAGATCCCTTTAACGGTATATTAACGCTTAATAATCGGCATAAACATGCAGAGCGCATTGCTTATAATAGAGGAACTGGAATTGGAGGATCTAGCAGTGGAAGAGGTCCCGGAAGACCTCCAGCGACTGAAATTCCTCTGGAAGAATTGCTAGCTTACGAAGAACCGGAAGCCAAAGCTGCTAGAAATCGCCGTCGAGGCGCTACTTATGCACTAACAGCCATTGTTAAATTAATCGGGTCTGAGTTACCAACTCGTCTACCTCATCTTTGGGAAATGATCATAATGAAAaatcacaataaaattgatctGTCTCTACAAAGTAAAGTTGagcaagtaaataatttaatttttactttacaaGTTATAGAAATTGTAGTACCCAGTCTTGATAAATCTCTTTTACCTCCTGTACTTGAATGTTTACCACGACTGTGTAGTCTTTTGGCTCATCCATACAAAGTAGTTCGGCACATGGTTTCACGTTGTATAGCAATATGTGCTGTTTTAAACACTGAAGTAACAATGGGACAAGTAGTACGTTCTGTAATACCACTTTTGGAAACGCACAGTGCTGATACAAGTGCGCCAAAAGGTCTTTCGACTCCAATTGAAAGTGATTTGCGTCGCCAAGGTGCTGCAGAAGCGCTTACTTGTATCGTTGAAAATCTTGGAGTTAATGTCGTACCTTTTGCGGTTCTTTTTATGGTTCCACTTCTTGGAAGAATGTGCGATCAAAATCAGTCCGTCCGGCTTGTATGTAATGCAACATTTGCAACACTAATACAATTATTACCTTTAGATTCAGGAGCTATAGCAGATCCTCCGCATCTTGTGGAAGAAAAAACCcaagaaagaaaatttcttgaacaACTTCTGAATCCTCGCACCATTCCTGAGACTAAATTAACTGTTAAAGTCGCCGCTGAATTGAGGTCGTATCAGCAACAAGGGTTAAATTggcttgattttttaaatcgcTATAGATTACACGGAGTTTTGTGTGACGATATGGGTCTTGGAAAAACTCTTCAAACTTTGTGTATTCTCGCGTTAGATCATGACCGTAATAAAGACGCTCCACCTAGCTTGGTTATTTGCCCGCCGACTTTAACGGGCCACTGGGTTTGGGAAGCTGAGAAATTTTTACAGTCCAAAGACCTTCCGGTGTTACAGTACTCTGGATCTCCTCCAGATAGAGAAAAATTACGACCTCACGTTCATCAGTATCGATTAATCGTAGCGAGTTATGACATAGTACGAAAagatttggaattttttgaaGCAGTTCAATGGAATTATTGTGTTCTAGATGAAGgtcatataattaaaaatggaaaaactaaaaatgcCAAAGCTGCTAAAAGACTACGCTCTTATCATCGGTTAATTTTATCTGGAACTCCGGTTCAAAATGACGTTCTAGAATTGTGGTCGCTGTTTGATTTTCTCATGCCTGGATTTTTAGGCAGTGAAAAACAATTTGCTGCTAGATATTCAAGGCCAATATTAGCATGCAGAGAATCCAAAGCTGGACCAAAAGAACAAGAAGCTGGAGCACTTGCAATGGAGGCTCTTCATCGGCAAGTACTGCCTTTTCTTTTAAGACGTAATAAAGAGGATGTTCTTAAGGATCTACCCCCTAAAATAACACAAGATTATTACTGTGAATTGTCTGTGTTACAAAAGAGACTTTATGAAGATTTTCGCACGCGACATTCAGCTACGCTTATGTCTAATTCAACATTACCGTCAGCTGCATCTTCTACACCACGTGGTCATGTTTTCGAAGCACTTCGTTATCTAAAAAATGTCTGCAATCATCCGAAATTAGTTTTGGGTCCTAATCATCCGCTGTATCATGAAATTAAATCGCAATTGGAGCAACAACAAACGAATTTATCGGATATAGATCACAGTGCGAAATTGCCAGCATTGAAACAATTACTTTTAGATTGTGGTATTGGACAAACGCAACAACAAAAGCCATCTACGCCTTCGGGATTAATTGATAGTCAGCAAACACCCCAACAACTTGTCAGTCAACATCGAGCTCTTAtattttgtcaattaaaaGCCATGATGGATATTGTAGAAAAAGATCTTCTTAGTATTCATTTACCTACTGTTACGTACCTTAGACTGGATGGAAGTATTCCAGCGATTAGAAGACATGCGATTGTCTCGAAATTTAATGCTGATCCGTCTATTGATGTGCTGTTGTTAACGACGCAAGTTGGTGGATTAGGATTGAATTTAACTGGGGCAGATACGGTTATTTTTGTGGAGCATGACTGGAATCCTATGAAAGATCTTCAGGCTATGGATCGGGCTCATAGGATTGGGCAAAAAAAGGTCGTTAATGTTTATCGGCTTATTACTAGGTCAACTGTTGAGGAAAAAATAATGGGACTgcaaaaattcaaactttataCAGCTAAAACTGTTATCACTACCGATAACTCATCGTTAGATACTATGCGAACCGAACAA ttattagatttattttctttGGAAAATGGTAAACAAAAAAGAACTGACGAAGGAGAAAATTCACGATCAATCAGTTCGATTCCTGGAGTTAGTCGATCAGTTTTAGACATAATACCAGAATTATGGGAACAACAACAATACGATGACGAATATGATCTTGACGCATTTTTATCAACGTTAAAAGGATCCAACTTGTGA
- the LOC123264581 gene encoding alkyldihydroxyacetonephosphate synthase: MSKSESNNLSDNNSRDINPTSVKSTVPKIRQELLKWNGWGYKDSEFVVKDNSIIEFTGSRYPIGNLQLPYFTQWVQEVLGVDLTKRTPSQSLPVSFPDPILSQDFLDAVKELQIAFSTNGMDRLFRAHGHTLREIILLKHGHFDRIPDIILWPKCHNDVERIIRICVKYGVACIPFGGGTSVSGAATCPTEERRTIVSLDTSQMNRILWIDRENLVACCEAGIIGQDLERELRSRGLTSGHEPDSYEFSSLGGWVATRASGMKKNTYGNIEDLVVRVRMVTGRTEDPSLTLERGAQVPRISSGPDFDHVILGSEGTLGVVTEVVLKVRPLPKIVKYGSVIFPNFESGVDAMREVARQRCQPSSIRLMDNEQFRFGQALRPDNGWTDKIMHAFKQAYVTKIKGFQWNDVCVATLLFEGYEANEVAAQEKKIYTIVKQFGGMAAGETNGERGYILTFVIAYIRDLGLEYGVLSESFETSVPWSRALSLCRNVKSRVSRDCKERGIKHYLMSCRVTQTYDAGCCIYFYLAFNYIGLHEPVETYETIEENARAEILASGGSISHHHGVGKMRAKFYPEAVGQTGVSLYRAMKEHLDPNNIFAAGNLVPNYRAKL; encoded by the exons atgtcTAAATCagaatctaataatttaagtgataataatagtcGTGATATTAATCCGACAAGTGTTAAGAGTACTGTCCCTAAAATCAG gcAAGAATTACTCAAGTGGAACGGATGGGGATACAAAGATTCGGAATTTGTTGTTAAAGACAATTCAATTATTGAATTCACTGGGTCACg GTACCCTATTGGAAACCTGCAGTTGCCTTACTTTACGCAATGGGTTCAAGAAGTCCTTGGAGTAGATTTGACAAAAAGAACACCATCACAGTCATTACCAGTATCTTTCCCTGATCCAATACTCTCTCAGGACTTTCTAGATGCTGTTAAAGAATTACAAATAGCTTTTTCTACTAATGGAATGGATAGACTGTTTAGGGCTCATGGACATACACTTCgtgaaataattttgttgaaacaTGGCCATTTTGACAGGATACCAGATATTATTCTTTGGCCAA aATGCCATAATGATGTTGAAAGGATAATAAGAATATGCGTCAAGTATGGAGTTGCTTGTATACCTTTTGGCGGTGGTACTAGCGTTAGTGGAGCTGCTACTTGCCCTACAGAAGAACGTCGTACGATAGTTTCACTGGATACATCACAGATGAATCGGATATTGTGGATTGACAGAGAAAACCTCGTTGCTTGCTGTGAAGCAGGTATTATTGGACAAGATCTTGAGCGAGAATTAAGATCAAGAGGTTTAACATCTGGTCATGAACCTGATTCATACGAATTTTCTag TTTGGGTGGTTGGGTAGCAACAAGAGCGAGTGGAATGAAGAAAAATACGTATGGAAACATAGAAGATTTAGTCGTACGAGTAAGAATGGTAACAGGAAGAACCGAAGACCCATCGTTGACATTAGAAAGAGGCGCGCAAGTACCACGTATTTCCAGTGGTCCAGATTTCGATCATGTAATTCTCGGAAGCGAAGGTACTCTTGGTGTAGTTACAGAAGTTGTTCTTAAAGTCCGTCCACTACCAAAAATAGTCAAGTACGGAAGTGTTATCTTTCCGAACTTTGAGAGTGGTGTCGATGCGATGAGAGAAGTAGCACGCCAACGGTGTCAACCATCGAGTATTCGATTGATGGACAATGAGCAATTTAGATTTGGTCAAGCATTGCGACCTGACAATGGTTGGACAGATAAGATTATGCATGCCTTTAAGCAAGCTtatgttacaaaaattaagggcTTTCAATGGAACGATGTATGTGTAGCGACTCTTTTATTTGAAGGGTATGAAGCAAATGAAGTGGCTGCgcaggaaaaaaaaatctacaccATTGTTAAGCAGTTTGGTGGAATGGCTGCTGGTGAAACAAACGGAGAGCGCGGTTATATTCTAACATTTGTCATTGCTTATATCAGAGATTTGGGATTAGAGTACGGAGTTTTGTCTGAATCTTTTGAAACTTCTGTACCTTGGAGCCGTGCATTGTCACTTTGTAGAAACGTTAAATCTCGCGTGTCACGCGACTGCAAAGAACGAGGTATAAAGCATTATCTTATGTCTTGCCGAGTCACGCAAACTTACGACGCAGGATgttgcatatatttttatttggcaTTCAATTATATTGGTTTGCATGAACCTGTTGAAACTTATGAAACAATTGAAGAAAATGCAAGAGCGGAAATTCTTGCTAGTGGTGGTTCTATTTCACATCATCATGGAGTTGGAAAAATGCGTGCTAAATTTTATCCTGAAGCTGTTGGTCAAACTGGAGTCTCACTTTATCGTGCGATGAAAGAACATTTAGATCCTAATAATATATTTGCTGCGGGTAATTTAGTTCCTAATTATAGAGCAAAATTATAg
- the LOC123264590 gene encoding uncharacterized protein LOC123264590 isoform X1, which yields MPDSAAVYRPTTVGYSYEANGDGNESGVGVGGGVGIRNGFSRIIFRHKVSTRKWLQWVLLSVALCATLAGLTTMMVNVIASGSSRPSEVVQDNSKNDSKSDTTTKMEDVNNQDSKGSLAAGASITLIGLVMGALWAWLRFFRHGGKSQRGGISRASGQMLGGLNPSTDLLVGSTSQYGPVLTEVPSQMTNKQMINETRAVPMSDQEEETHTLMPDSTAIPSAVTNESGHPTNQAG from the exons ATGCCTGACAGTGCAGCTGTTTATCGACCTACCACAGTGGGTTACAGTTATGAAGCCAACGGAGATGGCAATGAAAGTGGTGTTGGAGTTGGAGGTGGTGTTGGAATAAGAAATGGATTTTCACGAATTATTTTTAGGCACAAAGTTAGCACACGAAAATGGCTCCAATGGGTTTTGCTGTCAGTGGCACTTTGTGCTACTCTTGCTGGGCTTACCACGATGATGGTTAATGTAATAGCTTCTGGAAGTTCTCGACCTTCTGAAGTAGTCCAg GATAATTCAAAGAACGACTCAAAATCTGACACAACTACAAAAATGGAAGATGTAAATAATCAAGATTCTAAAGGATCACTAGCTGCTGGAGCCAGCATTACTCTGATAGGATTAGTAATGGGTGCTCTTTGGGCTTGGTTACGTTTCTTCCGGCACGGTGGAAAATCACAGAGAGGTGGAATCAGTCGTGCAAGTGGACAg ATGTTGGGCGGTTTGAATCCATCAACTGACTTGCTGGTGGGTTCCACTTCGCAGTACGGGCCAGTACTCACTGAGGTGCCGAGCCAGATGACCAACAAGCAGATGATAAATGAAACGCGAGCTGTTCCGATGTCTGATCAGGAAGAGGAGACACACACGCTTATGCCAGATTCAACAGCTATTCCATCAGCAGTCACCAATGAATCCGGTCATCCTACTAATCAAGCAGGCTGA
- the LOC123264590 gene encoding uncharacterized protein LOC123264590 isoform X2, giving the protein MPDSAAVYRPTTVGYSYEANGDGNESGVGVGGGVGIRNGFSRIIFRHKVSTRKWLQWVLLSVALCATLAGLTTMMVNVIASGSSRPSEVVQDNSKNDSKSDTTTKMEDVNNQDSKGSLAAGASITLIGLVMGALWAWLRFFRHGGKSQRGGISRASGQYGPVLTEVPSQMTNKQMINETRAVPMSDQEEETHTLMPDSTAIPSAVTNESGHPTNQAG; this is encoded by the exons ATGCCTGACAGTGCAGCTGTTTATCGACCTACCACAGTGGGTTACAGTTATGAAGCCAACGGAGATGGCAATGAAAGTGGTGTTGGAGTTGGAGGTGGTGTTGGAATAAGAAATGGATTTTCACGAATTATTTTTAGGCACAAAGTTAGCACACGAAAATGGCTCCAATGGGTTTTGCTGTCAGTGGCACTTTGTGCTACTCTTGCTGGGCTTACCACGATGATGGTTAATGTAATAGCTTCTGGAAGTTCTCGACCTTCTGAAGTAGTCCAg GATAATTCAAAGAACGACTCAAAATCTGACACAACTACAAAAATGGAAGATGTAAATAATCAAGATTCTAAAGGATCACTAGCTGCTGGAGCCAGCATTACTCTGATAGGATTAGTAATGGGTGCTCTTTGGGCTTGGTTACGTTTCTTCCGGCACGGTGGAAAATCACAGAGAGGTGGAATCAGTCGTGCAAGTGGACAg TACGGGCCAGTACTCACTGAGGTGCCGAGCCAGATGACCAACAAGCAGATGATAAATGAAACGCGAGCTGTTCCGATGTCTGATCAGGAAGAGGAGACACACACGCTTATGCCAGATTCAACAGCTATTCCATCAGCAGTCACCAATGAATCCGGTCATCCTACTAATCAAGCAGGCTGA
- the LOC123264587 gene encoding endonuclease III-like protein 1, whose product MFKILINNLRKKIVKSSKMSLSKETRSLRSNKKEPNDEIKIKDEDSKEEIVVSKYFVAEILEPQKKSKKTGKKRKSIEIKYEENQSVENAGQEKENNEWFPKNWKETWELIKEMRKDATAPVDDKGCHKCSDPKADPPTFRYQTLTSLMLSSQTKDQVNHAAMQRLKDHGCTPQNLLATSDEVLGKLIYPVSFWKRKVQYIKKVAKILIDSYGGDIPNNIEELCALPGVGPKMGHLCMQVAWNKVTGIGVDVHVHRICNRLEWVKKYAKTPEESRKQLESWLPKELWMEINHLLVGFGQEICLPQRPKCDQCLNNKLCPFAKSNNNTNKKSKK is encoded by the exons atgtttaaaattttaattaataatttaagaaaaaaaatagttaaatcaTCTAAAATGTCACTTTCAAAAGAAACGAGATCACTGCGGTCTAATAAAAAAGAACCtaatgatgaaataaaaataaaagatgaaGATTCAAAAGAGGAAATAGttgtatcaaaatattttgttgctgAGATTTTAGAACctcaaaaaaaatcgaaaaaaactggaaaaaaacGTAAAtccattgaaataaaatatgaagaaAATCAAAGTGTTGAAAATGCTggacaagaaaaagaaaataatgaatGGTTCCCGAAAAATTGGAAGGAAACGTGGGAATTAATTAAGGAGATGAGGAAAGATGCTACGGCACCTGTTGACGATAAAGGTTGTCACAAATGTTCTGACCCAAAAGCTGATCCACCTACATTCCGTTATCAAACTCTGACATCATTGATGCTAAGTAGTCAGACTAAAGATCAAGTAAATCATGCAGCTATGCAGCGTCTCAAAGATCATGGTTGTACACCTCAAAATCTTCTTGCAACATCAGATGAAGTTCTTGGCAAACTTATTTATCCAGTTAGTTTCTGGAAG agAAAGGTgcagtacataaaaaaagtcGCCAAGATATTAATTGATTCTTACGGAGGAGATATTCCGAATAACATTGAAGAATTATGTGCTCTTCCTGGTGTCGGCCCTAAAATGGGACATCTTTGTATGCAAGTTGCCTGGAATAAAGTAACTGGTATAGGTGTTGATGTACACGTTCACAGAATATGCAATCGTTTAGAATGGGTTAAAAAATACGCTAAAACGCCTGAAGAGTCTCGAAAACAATTAGAATCATGGTTGCCGAAAGAATTGTGGATGgaaataaatcatttacttGTTGGCTTTGGACAAGAAATTTGTTTGCCTCAACGTCCAAAGTGCGATCAATGTTTGAACAATAAACTTTGTCCTTTTGCTAAATCTAACaataacactaataaaaaatctaagaaaTAA